In Silurus meridionalis isolate SWU-2019-XX chromosome 7, ASM1480568v1, whole genome shotgun sequence, the genomic stretch aggccttttgtgtacatagaaaaagtcttcgatctttgagttcagctcatgaaaaatagggtcaaaaacaaaagtgttgcatttataattttgttcagtatattatatatatatatatatatatatatatatatatatatatatatatatatatatatatatatatatatatatatacacacacacacacacacacacacacaagcagagatgtttagaaatgtttctgttctcagttTACATTGTTGACTCCCTCTGCCTCATCCATTTTAACCCCAAACTTGTTGTTAGCTTCCTAtgctagcctacgtctgtggtgtgcgagagccaggaaatgatacaccagtggtagattgaaaaaggtTGATcagttgatgggctgaaaacagcgagcagtaaaaagaaaaaaatactgagTCAccgaatagattaaaactaaagtaacaaggcTGGTTTAAAAATctaagtacagatatttgtgtaacacATGAAAGTGAAaagataaatagaaagaaaaatagtgaATTAAactactgataccagaaaaatctacttaagtacagtaacgaagtaattGTACTTCATTACCTTCCACCCACAGATAAATATTATCATATTTTGGGGatatacagaaaaaataaaaaaataactgcgCTCAAGACAATACCTGCGGCACAAACGTGTTTCTGTTCTCCGACACAAACAGCCATAGACACCAGGCAGAGGCTAACTCATAGAATTTATTCTAGCATTCAgtccatttgtttgtttttttccagacgagaaacaaaaaaaaagaaagaaaagaaaaatgagcaTGATAAGGTCACAATCACATCCAAGCCTTATCACAACTGACCTGCAGGCTTCGCTCTCATCAGTACTACAAGAACACTAAGATTTCATCGATATCCTTTAAATATGTGTAGTGTAGAAGACGAATAGCTCAGACCGTCAAAGGTTAATATCtccggaaagaaaaaaaaaaagcagacgtAAAGATAATATCCCTGCGCATCCTCTAATTACAACttcatttcaatattattattatttatttgtatttaattatacaGATTGCTGTTCACAATGTACTGTATACACTTAAAACTCTTTTCACAGTGTGAACAATTCGGATATTTCCCGCTCTATATACCCATACAATATAACGTTACATAAAAATCCATCTTATTTTACCttctaatattaaatattctacTACGGCGCCATATTGTACAGTCCAAAGAttgtgtccaaaaaaaaaaacaaaacaatgtatgCCCTTAAAAAGGATGTAGAATTAAGCATTCTTCAGGTCAGTGATGCACTTAAGTGTGTCCAATgatctctttttaaaaaaacaaaacaaaaaaaaaaaaacattcccatCTTCAAAGCTATCTAGTGTCATATTTGAGTCGTCCTATTACGTGAGTTAGTGAAAGACTGCTTTTgcggcaaaaaaacaaaaaaaaaacgtgtacattatttagtttaaagTGAGAAACCCTAAACAGGGAGATTTCGAACATCTTTCAGAACGCACACATACGGCAAGATGTCTGGAGCCGATTTTggggaagggggaaaaaaagtggcAAAATAATATAGTAGCGTTAAGGACTTTCGGTGGGGTGACGTGTACTGTAACGTGTCTATTTACAGTAAGATAGGAGTGTTTACAAGTGTGTACACCATAccagtttctttatttatttaataaaattttggcGAGTTTAAAGTTGCATATTTATACAAAACCACTTGAAGGATGATGGTGTTTCTTTCTACCCACTGATCTGCTGAATGGCGCCTGACAGCATCCTCGTGTCACAGAATTCGTTCAGATGAATAAAATGTGGAGCGACAAAACGTCAGAAAAATGCAACCATTTGGAACGGATGCTTCAGCGTATGACTCTAAATGACGTGTCCTATGGTAGAAATATTATAAAACGTGTATGGGCGCTTTTTGTTTAGACCCCCCCCATTTAAGTCTTGTTCTAAATGGTACTATTATGCAAATCAGCTACACGACGACACGTGGCATTGAAAATAAATAGCACGCCACGAATAGAAATGATTCTCGTTCTTATTCTTATCTCTAGCTTGGTTTATCGAACGGTACGCTAATTGGTTTCGAAGACGAAAAGCCGATCCTTAAAAGCAGGGTGGAGTCGTGAAACGTGGACGACGTGTCTGCGGCGAAACGGCTGCCGAGTTACGTTGCGTTCAGTGGAGGGGGCTTTACATTGCGCTATCAGTCGACGTACATCGGAGAGCTGGGGGAGGCAGGAATTTCGTCCAGAATTTTACACACGTAACTGGCGACGTCCACCACTCGCTCCTCGTACATCAGGATGAACGGGTGCTTCTatggagaagaaaagaaaaaaatatctgttAAAAAAATCCAAGAAAGTGTCTGTAATTTGAGTTCATAGAATCAAATATAGAATCGTGTTAGGGTCTGTGTGCATTGCGTTCattcgttttgtttttttggtttaaaaaaaattttttttttttctgttgttcgTTCAAAATGTTTGATATTTAAAATACGCCTCATTAATACTTTCATCCtttacacattttgttttttatatatataattctttttttatttaatcaaacagATGTTAAATTCTGGTTTCGATCACTGTGTTTTTTCAAAAGCAACAAGCAGAGTGACAGGAAATGGGAGTCTGACACACGTGTCTGTCAAAACCGCAAACACACAGTTACGTAatttaaagtcattttaaacaaaattagaTTTTGGTACCcaacacacaactacactttCATTTTCTCTGTTTTCAAACTTGGATGTTACTGATGTAGAATTGGAcaataaatgtgacattttaaatgataCAATAATCCAACACAATAACAATACAACAATGGTACaataatcccccgctttaccgcggaaTCGCATCAGCCTCCATTTTTTGACGTCATAAGACACCGTAACCAATTAACAAGCAAAGAAACTACGCACAGGCTACGCTAGTCCAGAACTGTACTGCATTTCTACCAATTTACacaaattttatatacacttttgATTCCAGGTTACGTTAGATTGGAAATATTGTGCACTTTGGTGCATTGATAATTTTTGGTAGTGTGTGATTTTGATTACACTGTGTGAATAAATTAAtaggaaaaatgaataaaaaaaaaaaagtcactttcTATTCTTTTTGTTGTGCGAAATCATGGGCTGTAGTCTCCTTTTTCTGCTTTTGatattcaatattaaataaaaaatattcaacaattccttttttttataataaatataacaaaggACATAAGATGCATTTACCAGAAGCTCCCTGTACTTTGGCCTTTTCGACTCGTCCTTTGTAAGGCTGAGAAGAACAAAACATTGTTTAGAACTTGGCTGTGTTTTTATGTCtgtatcctaaaaaaaaaaacaactcaaaaaCAGGGAAACTCACCAGAGATTAACGAAGTTGGTGAATTTGGGAGAAAACTGTCTCTCCTCCGAGTTGCTCAGTTGAGGAGGATCGCCCTTCACCACCTGCGTCAGTTGATCGAACACGCTGTTCCACTTAGGGTATGGGAATCGGCCGGTGGCCAGCTCGTACTAACAAAAGAAATCGAATCGTTTAACAGTCAATTtttagtaatatttatttatattttttaattataaaaattaagGAACATTCAACGAGTCACAAACCAGCGTAATTCCCAAACTCCAGACGTCCGAGCGCACGTCGTAGCCTTGTCTAGAAGCGCTAGGGTCTATCCTTTCGggctgtaggaaaaaaaaatactagttATATCACAGTGCTACTGAAttctcgaatctgattggtcaaggCGTATTTTCTACAGCAGCAGACTACAAGGCACAGCGCAGGTATACACGAGGTGGTATCGAAAATTTTAAACTTTTCGAGACTGGTTCTGTTAACAaggaagtactttatttatcgatgtttacacaccatcaccttcaaaataggtCCCTTGCACGGTAATATGGAGCTCCCACCATTTCTGCCACGTCTGAAACGTGTCCcgaaagtcttctttttgaagtgtgtcaagcaccttctgctaatCGCGCCGGATCTCCGCAATGTCAAAATGCTGATCTCTGAgacggatcttcatctttgggaaaaAGCGAAGTTGGCAGGTGCCAAATCTGGCACGTGGATTGTGATTGGGGAGGGGGGGGTTCGGAAGTCAGATCATGTGGGTGGTTCTccaacgatcatcatgcacaagctGCCTAATGGTTTTGACATTCGGGCAGGGGGGGTGAGCTCGTAGaaagtcttcctgatctctcgtcttCTTCCAGTTCCGCTCTTGAAGCGCTCAAAACTCCTCGATCGGGTCGTTGCGGCACCGCCTTGTGTCAAATGTACGCCATGTCAAATGTCtgtgtggcagatttgcccagatGCATGCAAAATTTCAAGTTTCTTCTATCTTCTAACtggcagacgtggtaacgcacgtggttaGAAGAGCACCATtaatctcaaaactttttgataccactttaTATGAATGCGGTCAATTTATATACCAGTTTGTctttataaaaaacataaatcatgCGTTCTTCGTGTAAGACGTGTAGAAATAAATGTAGCGAATGTTAATGCCTTTATTTATACATGATCATTGCATTCTGCAATTACAGTTACGGGGGTTACAATCCGAGGAAGCCGTATCAAACTGTTGACTCACAGCCATGTAAGGTCTGCATCCAGCATCTCTAGTCTTGGCTATAGAGTCGACCAGCTGTCCGCTGATCCCGAAGTCACACAGCTTTATGTTGCCATTTCTATCCAGGAGAATGTTGGACGGTTTGATGTCTATGAATTGGAAATATAAAGCAGATTTCAAGAAATCAACTTACTCCATAATAACAGGAAATGATAATATTGAACAATAATAATCAGTTTTTGCAGACTAGAAGTCAGTACAAGACACGTAACACAGTACAAGTCGGCGTACAGCAATCAGGCATTTGTGCTTCTTTCAGCAGGTCAGTTCACTATTAGGACAGCTCCATCTAGTGGCAGCAAACATTTTCGATTCATGGCATTCGGTGGATATCCAGCGAGCAACTTAGAATTATCTACTCTACAAAGAGGGTTGGGGGCCTTGCataagggcccagcaatggcagcttggtgatgctgcgATTCGAAGTCGTGACCTCCTGATCCGAAGCTATCACTTCCAATCCATCTCCTAGATCTCCAATTGGCGATAATATGGgaataatttgttttgttttttttaataaataaataataaaaaaaaaaagctcaaccTTGATTAATAAGACAAGCAAtagttacatatacatttatttatttcaaacaacttacaattatcctatttatacagctgagcagttgaagataaagggcagcttggtggtgctgagactCAAGGTTCTGATCAGACTGATCTTGACCACTGATCTCTTACACATGACTAGTTTGGTATCGGTGTGCTACATTCGCGCTGCTGTTGCGGACTCGACACTCACCTCTGTGGATTATTTTCAAGTTTTCTttcaagtgattcagtgctttcACAGTCTGTAACACATttaagagggaaagaaaagagaacaatTGACAAATCCTCAAATAGCAGCAACGGCGCAGCGCTTTTTAAGGTGTAAGAGAAGGCGCACTTACCGCTAACGTAATTTTGCCTAGTATTTCCTCTGGAATGACATCATCTAATGAGCAATATACATATTTGTAGAATTTGTCGAACGAGGTAGACATGAGTTCCATACATATCCAGCAGTCGCCCTGTGAACGAGACGAAAATAGAGGGATTTAATAAGAGAAAAATCCATGTTTAAATAGAACACTGGGTGAAGAAAGGAATACTTATTAATAGCATTGTATTTAtagattattgttttttttcacatacatTGATTTGATTAAGAAAAGAGACTTGTGACAAAAATAGgaacattattattactttaactcaagtacatggtttgcaTGCACCACTGGTTGATTTTGATTTCTGAGTAGAAACGTAGATGCGTATTGTTTTTTTGGGATTCAGAGAGGGTTTGTGGGTAAGCGTCTGAATCagcattttaaaaagtgcatcTACAGATGTAGACAAATTTGCTGATACCCTTTGATGAAGAACCCCCACGTTAAAGTGGACAAA encodes the following:
- the map2k4b gene encoding dual specificity mitogen-activated protein kinase kinase 4b isoform X2; this translates as MATPSPSTNSPTSCNSMTVAGSPLQHHQMQTQHLPTMSSMQESNTCWRCQNETGKRKALKLNFANPPIKPNTRLPIASANTSFHNPHIERLRNHSIESCGKLKISPEQHWDFTAEDLKDLGEIGRGAYGSVNKMVHKPSGQIMAVKRIRSTVDEKEQKQLLMDLDVVMRSSDCPYIVQFYGALFREGDCWICMELMSTSFDKFYKYVYCSLDDVIPEEILGKITLATVKALNHLKENLKIIHRDIKPSNILLDRNGNIKLCDFGISGQLVDSIAKTRDAGCRPYMAPERIDPSASRQGYDVRSDVWSLGITLYELATGRFPYPKWNSVFDQLTQVVKGDPPQLSNSEERQFSPKFTNFVNLCLTKDESKRPKYRELLKHPFILMYEERVVDVASYVCKILDEIPASPSSPMYVD
- the map2k4b gene encoding dual specificity mitogen-activated protein kinase kinase 4b isoform X1, whose amino-acid sequence is MATPSPSTNSPTSCNSMTVAGSPLQHHQMQTQHLPTMSSMQESNTCWRCQNETGFQINLSGAPQSKRKALKLNFANPPIKPNTRLPIASANTSFHNPHIERLRNHSIESCGKLKISPEQHWDFTAEDLKDLGEIGRGAYGSVNKMVHKPSGQIMAVKRIRSTVDEKEQKQLLMDLDVVMRSSDCPYIVQFYGALFREGDCWICMELMSTSFDKFYKYVYCSLDDVIPEEILGKITLATVKALNHLKENLKIIHRDIKPSNILLDRNGNIKLCDFGISGQLVDSIAKTRDAGCRPYMAPERIDPSASRQGYDVRSDVWSLGITLYELATGRFPYPKWNSVFDQLTQVVKGDPPQLSNSEERQFSPKFTNFVNLCLTKDESKRPKYRELLKHPFILMYEERVVDVASYVCKILDEIPASPSSPMYVD